Proteins from a genomic interval of Synechococcus sp. A15-28:
- a CDS encoding LD-carboxypeptidase → MPNRRSLLISGATAALAALASNRAIASGPGRAAWPRPLRRGARLRAVNPGTWMDPDRDLTPLRERCRAEGWLLDIPTDVKGQWRYFSGTDRDRRAALLEAWHDPGVDAVISLGGGWGSARVLESGFRFPRRPKWSLGFSDSSSLLLAQWAAGLPGAIHGSNGGPDEQWRRTVDLLCGRPVESLEGIGVRRGVAEGPLVVTNLTVATHLIGTPWLPSLQGAILVLEDVGEAPYRIDRMLTQWRSAGLLDNVVGIACGRFSWDEDDILPGDFTMEEILEERLGDLGIPLALNLPVGHGLPNQALPLGAMGRLDGRRGLLDLLP, encoded by the coding sequence ATGCCGAACCGCCGCTCGCTGCTGATCTCAGGAGCGACGGCAGCCTTGGCAGCTCTGGCCTCCAACCGTGCCATCGCATCAGGCCCAGGCCGTGCTGCCTGGCCCAGACCTCTGAGGCGAGGAGCCCGACTGAGGGCCGTGAACCCTGGCACCTGGATGGATCCAGACAGGGATCTCACCCCCCTGCGCGAGCGCTGCCGCGCCGAGGGTTGGCTGCTGGACATCCCGACTGACGTCAAGGGGCAGTGGCGCTATTTCTCCGGCACGGATCGCGATCGCCGTGCAGCACTGCTGGAGGCCTGGCATGACCCTGGTGTGGATGCCGTCATCAGCCTCGGGGGAGGCTGGGGCAGCGCCAGGGTGCTGGAGTCAGGATTCCGTTTTCCACGGCGGCCGAAATGGAGCCTTGGCTTTTCCGATTCCAGCTCCCTGCTGCTCGCCCAGTGGGCTGCCGGCCTGCCGGGAGCGATCCATGGATCCAACGGCGGACCAGATGAGCAGTGGCGGCGCACGGTTGATCTGTTGTGTGGGCGCCCCGTGGAATCACTGGAGGGGATCGGCGTTCGCAGGGGTGTGGCCGAAGGACCTCTGGTGGTGACCAATCTCACCGTGGCAACGCACCTGATCGGCACCCCCTGGTTGCCATCACTGCAGGGAGCCATCCTTGTGCTCGAAGACGTGGGCGAAGCTCCTTACCGCATCGATCGGATGCTGACGCAATGGCGCAGCGCCGGGCTGCTCGACAACGTTGTTGGCATCGCTTGCGGACGCTTCAGCTGGGACGAGGACGACATTCTTCCGGGGGATTTCACGATGGAAGAAATCCTGGAGGAACGATTGGGAGATCTGGGCATCCCCCTCGCGCTCAATCTTCCTGTGGGCCATGGCCTGCCCAATCAGGCGCTGCCCCTCGGAGCCATGGGACGACTGGATGGTCGGAGGGGCTTGTTGGACCTGCTGCCTTGA
- the purQ gene encoding phosphoribosylformylglycinamidine synthase subunit PurQ — protein sequence MSIGVLVFPGSNCDRDVQWATEGCLGMPTRRIWHEETDLSGLDAVVLPGGFSYGDYLRCGAIARFAPALQALIGFAAAGGRILGICNGFQVLTELGLLPGALTRNRDLHFICEDAPLQVASSRTPWLQHYGTDTALTLPIAHGEGRYQCSEDTFKQLQDGDAIALRYQHNPNGSVGDIAGITNDAGNVLGLMPHPERACDPATGGTDGRVLLQGLLS from the coding sequence ATGAGCATCGGCGTCCTTGTCTTTCCCGGCTCCAACTGCGACCGCGATGTGCAGTGGGCGACAGAAGGATGCCTCGGCATGCCCACCCGGAGGATCTGGCATGAGGAAACGGATCTGAGCGGCCTTGATGCCGTGGTGCTGCCCGGGGGCTTCAGCTATGGGGACTATCTCCGCTGCGGTGCGATTGCCCGCTTCGCCCCAGCCCTTCAGGCGCTGATCGGCTTCGCGGCAGCAGGGGGACGGATCCTGGGAATCTGCAACGGCTTCCAGGTGCTGACCGAGCTGGGACTGCTGCCGGGGGCCCTGACCCGCAACCGGGATCTTCATTTCATCTGTGAGGACGCACCGCTTCAGGTGGCCAGCTCCCGCACACCCTGGCTGCAGCACTACGGAACAGACACAGCGCTCACGCTGCCGATTGCCCACGGAGAAGGCCGCTATCAATGCTCGGAGGACACCTTCAAGCAACTGCAGGATGGCGATGCCATCGCCCTTCGCTATCAACACAATCCGAATGGCTCTGTTGGGGACATCGCCGGCATCACCAACGACGCCGGCAATGTGCTGGGGCTGATGCCCCATCCGGAGCGGGCCTGCGACCCTGCCACCGGCGGGACCGATGGTCGCGTCCTGCTTCAGGGCCTGCTGAGCTGA
- the purS gene encoding phosphoribosylformylglycinamidine synthase subunit PurS produces MPRYQARVLVRLRPSVLDPAGEATRGAAERLGVEGISKLRIGKAVELELDAPDAEEARRRLELLSDRLLANPVIEDWSLELQDS; encoded by the coding sequence GTGCCGCGTTACCAAGCCCGCGTCCTTGTGCGCCTGCGCCCCTCGGTGCTCGATCCTGCTGGTGAAGCCACCCGCGGAGCCGCTGAGCGCCTGGGGGTGGAGGGCATCAGCAAGCTGCGGATCGGAAAGGCCGTCGAGTTGGAACTGGACGCCCCTGATGCCGAAGAAGCGCGCCGCCGGCTGGAATTGCTGAGCGACCGCCTTCTGGCCAATCCAGTGATTGAAGACTGGTCTTTGGAGCTGCAGGACTCATGA
- a CDS encoding mechanosensitive ion channel family protein encodes MIGALVLFQSLGVKLAAIWALLSAGGIGIGLALKDPAQELFAYLMILLDKPFTVGQFINAGSTWATVERIGVRSTHLRSLRGEIVVMNNSALTNTTILNFADMSSRRMIYSLGVTYDTTVDQMKAIPSMIEEVINGVDNTNFSRCHFTEFGDSSLNFELVYYINTRDYTTALNAQQAINLGIMEAFAQQGIEFAFPSQTLYLEGDTLSGKAS; translated from the coding sequence ATGATCGGTGCGCTGGTGCTCTTTCAGAGCCTTGGTGTCAAACTTGCCGCCATCTGGGCACTGCTCAGTGCTGGTGGCATCGGTATTGGCTTGGCCCTGAAAGATCCTGCCCAGGAATTGTTCGCCTATCTGATGATCCTGCTGGACAAGCCGTTCACGGTAGGTCAGTTCATCAATGCGGGTTCCACCTGGGCCACGGTGGAACGCATCGGCGTCCGCTCGACACATCTGCGCAGTTTGAGAGGGGAAATCGTGGTCATGAACAACTCAGCGCTGACCAACACGACAATCCTGAATTTCGCCGACATGAGCAGCCGGCGAATGATCTACTCACTCGGCGTCACTTACGACACCACAGTGGATCAGATGAAAGCCATCCCATCCATGATTGAAGAGGTGATCAATGGGGTTGACAACACAAATTTCAGCCGCTGCCACTTCACCGAATTCGGCGACTCCAGTCTCAATTTTGAGCTTGTGTATTACATCAATACAAGGGATTACACCACGGCTCTGAATGCGCAGCAGGCCATCAATCTGGGGATTATGGAAGCCTTCGCGCAGCAGGGCATCGAGTTTGCCTTCCCGAGCCAGACCCTTTACCTCGAAGGCGACACCCTTTCAGGCAAAGCATCCTGA
- a CDS encoding DUF938 domain-containing protein, with protein sequence MDQRLFFPATERNREPIGDLLERMLPARGVVLELASGSGEHAVAFQQRFPGLRWQASDPNPDHRASINSWIRHAGLDHVMPHALELDVEQRPWSLPSHVTDDLKTMVCINLLHISPPTCTEALLMEACERLPEDGLLIIYGPFCRNGRQTSASNAAFDVSLRQRNPLWGLRDLQWIDSLLGPLPMDTIGCHEMPANNNTLVLKRS encoded by the coding sequence ATGGATCAGCGCTTGTTCTTCCCTGCCACGGAGCGCAACCGAGAGCCGATCGGGGATCTGCTCGAAAGGATGCTGCCGGCGCGTGGGGTAGTGCTCGAACTTGCGAGCGGCAGCGGGGAACATGCGGTGGCGTTCCAGCAACGCTTCCCAGGACTGCGTTGGCAGGCAAGCGATCCAAACCCCGATCACCGCGCCAGCATCAACAGCTGGATCCGCCATGCCGGATTGGATCACGTCATGCCCCATGCCCTTGAACTGGATGTCGAGCAACGACCATGGAGCCTCCCCAGCCATGTCACTGACGATCTGAAGACCATGGTGTGCATCAATCTGCTGCACATCAGCCCACCCACCTGCACGGAAGCGCTCTTAATGGAAGCCTGCGAGCGGCTCCCGGAGGATGGATTGCTGATCATCTACGGACCGTTTTGCCGCAACGGGCGTCAGACCAGTGCCAGCAATGCCGCCTTCGACGTCTCGTTACGACAACGCAACCCCCTCTGGGGGCTGCGGGATCTGCAATGGATTGACTCCCTGCTGGGACCTCTCCCCATGGACACCATCGGCTGTCATGAGATGCCTGCAAACAACAACACTCTGGTGCTCAAAAGAAGCTGA
- a CDS encoding metalloregulator ArsR/SmtB family transcription factor, translating into MLKALADPIRLEVIHALANGERCVCDLTTDLNLSQSKLSFHLRVLREAGLLADRQSGRWIYYRLEPHALSALEQWLANLRGCCTQPASPCSE; encoded by the coding sequence ATGCTCAAGGCCTTGGCCGACCCGATTCGCCTCGAGGTGATCCATGCTCTGGCGAATGGGGAACGCTGCGTGTGTGATCTGACCACAGATCTCAACCTCTCCCAATCCAAGCTCTCCTTTCACCTCAGGGTGCTGCGCGAGGCGGGGCTGCTGGCAGATCGCCAAAGCGGTCGCTGGATCTATTACCGGTTGGAACCCCATGCCCTGTCCGCACTCGAACAGTGGCTGGCCAACCTGCGCGGTTGCTGCACGCAACCAGCTTCACCCTGTTCCGAGTGA
- a CDS encoding ArsJ-associated glyceraldehyde-3-phosphate dehydrogenase, producing the protein MRIGINGFGRIGRLVFRALWGRPGIELVHVNDPAGDAATAAHLLEFDSVHGRWDRSITSSADGFSVEGSQLTWSSQKDPTAVPWTDRGVEMVLEASGKIKTPETLNPYFDQLGLKRVVVACPVKGEVAGEEALNIVYGINHHLYEPARHKLVTAASCTTNCLAPVVKVVHESFGIEHGMITTIHDITNTQVPIDAFKSDLRRARSGLTSLIPTTTGSAKAIAMIFPELKGKLNGHAVRVPLLNGSLTDAVFELNQSVTVEQVNAAFKAASEGPLKGILGYEERPLVSCDYTNDNRSSIIDALSTMVVDDNQLKVFAWYDNEWGYSCRMADITCHVVGLDA; encoded by the coding sequence ATGCGGATTGGCATCAACGGCTTTGGACGGATTGGTCGTCTGGTGTTCAGGGCCCTCTGGGGCAGACCTGGCATCGAACTGGTGCACGTCAATGATCCCGCGGGCGACGCGGCCACGGCGGCCCACCTGTTGGAGTTCGATTCCGTCCACGGTCGCTGGGATCGAAGCATCACCAGCAGCGCCGATGGATTCAGCGTTGAGGGATCCCAGCTCACCTGGTCCAGTCAAAAGGATCCCACCGCTGTGCCCTGGACCGATCGGGGTGTGGAGATGGTGCTCGAGGCCAGCGGCAAGATCAAGACGCCGGAAACCCTCAATCCCTATTTCGATCAGCTGGGCCTCAAGCGGGTGGTGGTGGCCTGTCCCGTGAAGGGTGAGGTGGCTGGTGAAGAGGCCCTCAACATCGTCTACGGCATCAACCATCACCTGTATGAGCCGGCGCGGCACAAGTTGGTGACAGCCGCTTCATGCACCACCAACTGCCTGGCACCGGTGGTGAAGGTGGTGCACGAGAGCTTCGGCATTGAGCACGGAATGATCACCACCATTCACGACATCACCAACACCCAGGTGCCGATCGATGCCTTCAAGAGTGATCTGCGCCGAGCCCGTTCCGGACTCACCTCACTGATCCCAACCACCACCGGCTCGGCCAAGGCAATCGCGATGATTTTCCCTGAGCTTAAGGGCAAGCTCAATGGTCATGCCGTACGCGTGCCTCTGTTGAACGGCTCTCTCACCGATGCCGTGTTCGAGCTCAATCAAAGCGTCACGGTGGAACAGGTGAATGCTGCGTTCAAGGCCGCTTCAGAGGGGCCGTTAAAAGGAATCCTGGGCTATGAAGAGCGCCCGTTGGTGTCCTGCGATTACACCAACGACAACCGCAGCTCGATCATCGATGCCCTGTCGACGATGGTCGTGGATGACAACCAGCTGAAGGTGTTCGCCTGGTACGACAACGAGTGGGGCTACAGCTGCCGCATGGCAGATATCACCTGCCACGTGGTGGGGCTGGACGCGTGA
- the arsJ gene encoding organoarsenical effux MFS transporter ArsJ, whose amino-acid sequence MKLSALQQYGIVTANYWAFTLTDGALRMLVVFHFHQLGYTTLEIAFLFLFYEFFGVVTNLYGGWIGARYGLRLTLWVGTLLQILSLVMLIPVAASWPKLLSVVYVMVAQAISGIAKDLNKMSAKSAIKTVVPETPDDEQQGQKQLFKWVAILTGSKNALKGVGFFLGGVLLTLFGFNAAVGWMAAGLALAFLLTLVLPGEIGKMKSKPAFSSLFSKSEGINKLSLARFFLFGARDVWFVVALPVFLEASLGWNFEQVGAFMGTWVIGYGIVQGSAPALRRLWGQTSSPGVAAVQFWSALLTAIPALIGVALWRDANVAIAITAGLAAFGVVFAMNSSIHSYMVLAYTDAESVSLNVGFYYMANAAGRLIGTLLSGAVFMLGRTESGGMQACLWTSSLLVLLAWLSSLRLPAPLRTVS is encoded by the coding sequence GTGAAGCTCTCCGCTCTTCAGCAGTACGGCATCGTCACCGCCAACTACTGGGCGTTCACGCTCACCGATGGTGCCCTGCGAATGCTGGTGGTGTTCCATTTCCACCAACTCGGCTACACCACCCTCGAGATTGCATTCCTTTTTCTCTTCTACGAATTCTTCGGGGTGGTCACCAACCTCTACGGGGGGTGGATCGGTGCGCGCTACGGCCTCCGGCTCACCCTCTGGGTGGGCACGTTGCTGCAGATCCTGTCGCTGGTGATGCTGATTCCTGTCGCAGCCAGCTGGCCGAAGCTGCTGAGCGTGGTTTACGTGATGGTGGCCCAGGCCATCAGTGGGATCGCCAAGGACCTCAACAAGATGAGTGCCAAGAGCGCTATCAAGACGGTGGTGCCGGAAACGCCAGACGATGAACAGCAGGGTCAGAAACAGCTGTTCAAATGGGTGGCGATCCTCACCGGATCGAAGAACGCGCTCAAGGGCGTCGGCTTCTTCCTGGGCGGTGTTCTGCTGACGCTGTTTGGATTCAATGCGGCCGTGGGCTGGATGGCTGCCGGTCTTGCCCTGGCCTTCCTGCTGACACTGGTGCTGCCGGGTGAGATCGGAAAAATGAAGTCCAAGCCGGCTTTCTCATCCCTGTTCTCCAAGTCCGAGGGCATCAACAAACTCTCTCTGGCCCGCTTCTTCCTGTTCGGTGCCCGTGATGTCTGGTTCGTGGTGGCACTACCTGTGTTCCTGGAGGCTTCCCTGGGCTGGAACTTCGAGCAGGTGGGTGCCTTCATGGGCACCTGGGTCATCGGTTACGGCATCGTGCAGGGGTCGGCTCCTGCCCTGCGACGACTCTGGGGGCAGACCTCTTCACCTGGGGTCGCGGCCGTGCAGTTCTGGAGTGCTCTGCTCACCGCCATTCCCGCTTTGATCGGAGTCGCGCTCTGGCGTGATGCCAACGTTGCCATTGCCATTACCGCTGGCTTGGCGGCATTCGGGGTGGTGTTCGCGATGAACTCCTCCATCCACTCCTACATGGTGCTTGCCTACACCGATGCCGAGAGTGTCAGCCTCAACGTGGGTTTCTATTACATGGCCAACGCTGCGGGACGTCTGATCGGGACCCTGCTGTCGGGGGCAGTGTTCATGCTCGGTCGCACCGAATCCGGTGGCATGCAGGCTTGCCTGTGGACATCGTCACTGCTTGTGCTGTTGGCCTGGTTGAGCAGCCTGCGGCTTCCTGCTCCCCTGAGGACTGTCTCTTGA
- a CDS encoding thermonuclease family protein: MHNGQQLLIEINGQGRTLRLACLQAPRSQQQPWSSQAFAVMQELVRPGVEGGFELRARDVYGRLVDRFLINGRDLGADLVQRGAVFAWDGFLGRCDDLAYDTIEAEARASRRGVWSAPKGLQRPWDLMEDSNDGEP; this comes from the coding sequence GTGCATAACGGACAGCAGCTGTTGATTGAAATCAACGGTCAGGGCCGAACGCTTCGTTTGGCATGCTTGCAAGCCCCCCGCAGCCAACAGCAGCCTTGGTCTTCTCAGGCTTTTGCGGTCATGCAGGAGCTGGTTCGTCCTGGGGTTGAGGGTGGTTTTGAACTCAGGGCGAGGGATGTTTACGGTCGTCTTGTGGATCGTTTCTTGATCAACGGTCGGGACCTTGGTGCCGACCTGGTCCAACGCGGCGCGGTGTTCGCCTGGGATGGGTTCTTGGGCCGATGTGATGACCTTGCCTACGACACCATCGAGGCCGAGGCCAGAGCATCTCGACGAGGTGTTTGGTCTGCGCCAAAAGGGCTGCAGCGGCCTTGGGACCTGATGGAAGATTCAAACGACGGAGAGCCTTGA
- a CDS encoding leucine-rich repeat domain-containing protein has protein sequence MTSLLSEFDPITGQLVILEGSTSVPAGHFERNLEIKQAVLPDTLLTIEDQGFAYTSNLEEIDFGNSLVSLGKESFFATFSLKNLTIPDSVEEIGDYAFQYGRSLNSITIGDSVTSIGKRAFSNGNVLNKLVLGDSLREIGERAFYACPELEVVSFPNSLRIIGASAFEGCSKLARISIPDSTTYLGENAFANTAITEVRLPDQFRKNPPIHAFDEDVAFIFEEPIETFSHELTESGWTAADQSGLWTQQADVIDPEQGSPAENGSLPGAQQ, from the coding sequence ATGACGTCCTTGCTGAGTGAGTTTGACCCAATCACGGGTCAACTTGTGATCCTGGAGGGATCCACATCGGTTCCAGCAGGGCACTTCGAACGAAATCTGGAGATCAAACAGGCTGTCCTGCCCGACACACTCCTGACGATCGAAGACCAAGGGTTTGCCTACACATCAAATCTGGAAGAGATTGACTTCGGGAATTCACTTGTCAGCCTTGGCAAAGAATCGTTCTTTGCAACCTTCAGCCTCAAAAATCTCACCATTCCCGACTCCGTCGAGGAGATTGGTGACTATGCATTTCAATACGGACGTTCACTGAACTCAATCACCATTGGTGATTCGGTCACCTCCATTGGCAAGCGAGCTTTCTCGAACGGCAATGTTCTGAACAAGCTGGTGCTAGGTGATTCTCTTCGAGAGATTGGAGAAAGGGCATTTTATGCCTGCCCTGAACTTGAAGTGGTCAGCTTCCCGAATTCACTTCGTATCATCGGGGCCAGCGCCTTTGAGGGTTGTTCAAAGCTTGCGCGAATCTCGATCCCTGATTCAACGACATATCTTGGCGAGAATGCTTTTGCGAATACCGCAATCACAGAAGTTAGGCTCCCCGATCAATTTCGAAAGAACCCTCCCATCCATGCGTTTGACGAGGATGTCGCCTTCATCTTTGAAGAACCAATCGAAACTTTCTCTCATGAGTTAACCGAGAGCGGCTGGACCGCAGCGGATCAATCCGGTCTCTGGACGCAACAAGCCGATGTGATCGACCCAGAACAAGGAAGCCCCGCGGAGAATGGTTCATTACCAGGAGCACAACAGTAA
- the ppk2 gene encoding polyphosphate kinase 2, which yields MSKNHKHDIASVLDALDHSDGDVDHPQEILVELQEGFSSDHKRLEKKTYEKELAKLQSELVKMQYWIKATGFRMIILFEGRDAAGKGGSIKRLTEPMNPRGCRVVALGTPSDQQKTQWYFQRYVEHFPSAGEIVVFDRSWYNRAGVERVMGFATEEQVEQFYVACPQFERILVQDGILLLKYWFSINDEEQEQRFQSRIDCEERRWKLSPMDIESRNRWVEYSKAKDIMFSKTHIPEAPWFTVEANDKRRARLNCLRHVLSKVPYEDMTPPPIDMPPRPEQGDYKRPPFNEQFFVPNNYPYKD from the coding sequence ATGAGCAAGAACCACAAGCACGACATCGCTTCGGTGCTCGACGCTCTTGACCACAGCGATGGTGACGTTGATCACCCTCAGGAGATTCTGGTGGAACTGCAGGAGGGTTTTTCCAGCGATCACAAGCGCCTGGAGAAGAAGACCTACGAAAAAGAGTTGGCGAAGCTGCAATCCGAGCTCGTCAAGATGCAGTACTGGATCAAGGCCACGGGATTCCGCATGATCATCCTGTTTGAAGGGCGGGATGCTGCGGGTAAGGGCGGATCGATCAAACGCCTCACAGAACCGATGAATCCTCGGGGATGCCGCGTTGTCGCCCTGGGGACGCCGTCTGATCAACAGAAAACCCAGTGGTATTTCCAGCGCTACGTGGAGCACTTCCCCAGCGCCGGTGAAATCGTGGTCTTTGACCGCAGCTGGTACAACCGGGCCGGTGTGGAACGGGTGATGGGGTTTGCCACCGAGGAACAGGTGGAGCAGTTCTACGTCGCCTGCCCTCAGTTCGAGCGCATTTTGGTGCAGGACGGAATTCTGCTGCTCAAATATTGGTTCTCCATCAATGATGAAGAGCAGGAGCAACGTTTCCAGTCGAGGATTGATTGCGAGGAACGACGTTGGAAGCTGAGCCCGATGGATATTGAGTCCCGAAACCGCTGGGTGGAATATTCCAAAGCGAAGGACATCATGTTCTCCAAAACGCATATCCCTGAGGCCCCTTGGTTCACAGTTGAAGCCAACGACAAGCGTCGGGCACGTCTCAATTGCCTGCGTCATGTGCTGAGCAAGGTTCCCTATGAAGACATGACACCTCCCCCCATCGACATGCCACCCCGTCCAGAGCAGGGGGACTACAAACGCCCTCCGTTCAACGAACAATTCTTCGTTCCCAACAACTACCCTTACAAAGACTGA
- a CDS encoding ATP-binding protein has translation MSRFVSLRPLMLQISAWSSVLLGSWLLCLMLMQLLFGRELNRLQTLQLGRDLALNIRLTELTLERYPPSLIKEFTGLDLVIAGQPPGSEQKALPNDHRRRELRQELCSRLSHCPMLLPATSGGTAGIQQGGQQIWIELISPLEPVWLRSEIPATRRWPPDPMLMVIALVGAVILTGVVYLLKEVEQPLRGLEKALARVSEGNEPSALPAQGAPEVQRITRRFNSMVQRLAANRRERATMLAGIAHDLRAPITRLQFRLALPSLDANERDRSRHDLESLERITGQFLLYAGGGERESPVLCPLDLWLAEVVASYPSEQLQLEPSAVQARIRPVALGRAVSNLIDNAFTYGRPPVVIRLLKHRNRISLEVWDQGSGVPKEQWNRALQPFQRLDDARGQQGHCGLGLAIVNHVMQHHGGTVTFRTGTSNPGRFAVVLNLPEEGLGDEELFRNPDLETTS, from the coding sequence ATGTCCCGTTTTGTCTCGTTGAGACCGCTGATGCTTCAGATCAGCGCCTGGAGCTCCGTGCTGCTTGGCAGCTGGTTGCTCTGTCTCATGCTGATGCAGCTGCTGTTCGGACGGGAACTGAACCGACTCCAGACCTTGCAACTGGGCCGGGATCTTGCACTCAACATCCGCCTGACGGAGCTCACCCTTGAGCGTTACCCACCGTCTCTGATCAAGGAGTTCACAGGGTTGGATCTGGTCATCGCCGGACAGCCCCCAGGATCGGAGCAGAAGGCGCTTCCCAATGATCACCGACGGAGGGAGTTGCGACAGGAGCTCTGCTCACGGCTCTCCCACTGCCCGATGCTGCTGCCGGCAACCTCCGGCGGGACGGCAGGCATTCAGCAGGGGGGGCAGCAGATCTGGATCGAATTGATCTCACCGCTGGAGCCGGTCTGGCTGCGAAGCGAAATACCTGCCACACGCCGCTGGCCGCCCGACCCGATGCTGATGGTGATTGCCCTGGTGGGGGCCGTGATCCTGACGGGTGTTGTGTATCTGCTCAAGGAGGTTGAACAGCCTCTGCGTGGACTGGAAAAGGCCCTGGCCCGTGTCAGTGAGGGCAATGAGCCTTCTGCCCTGCCAGCACAAGGTGCCCCCGAGGTGCAACGCATCACCCGACGGTTCAATTCCATGGTTCAGCGGCTGGCTGCCAACCGCCGGGAGCGGGCAACAATGCTGGCCGGCATCGCTCACGACCTGAGGGCTCCGATCACACGCCTGCAGTTCCGTCTGGCTCTGCCAAGCCTTGACGCCAACGAGCGGGATCGATCTCGCCATGATCTGGAGTCCCTGGAACGCATCACCGGTCAGTTCCTGCTCTACGCCGGCGGTGGAGAGCGGGAGTCGCCAGTGCTTTGTCCCTTGGATCTGTGGCTGGCAGAAGTGGTGGCCAGCTATCCGAGCGAGCAACTGCAGCTGGAACCATCAGCGGTTCAGGCCCGCATCCGTCCCGTGGCCCTCGGCAGAGCTGTCAGCAACCTGATCGACAATGCCTTCACCTATGGCAGACCACCGGTGGTGATCCGCCTTTTGAAGCACAGGAACCGGATCAGCCTCGAAGTCTGGGATCAGGGATCAGGGGTTCCGAAGGAACAGTGGAACCGTGCCCTGCAACCGTTCCAGCGACTCGATGACGCCCGCGGCCAGCAGGGTCATTGCGGTCTCGGTCTGGCGATCGTGAACCATGTGATGCAGCACCACGGCGGAACAGTGACCTTCCGCACAGGAACAAGCAACCCAGGCCGATTTGCTGTGGTGCTGAACCTGCCTGAAGAGGGGCTGGGCGACGAAGAATTATTCAGAAATCCTGATCTCGAAACAACCTCTTAA
- a CDS encoding response regulator, whose product MSKTSMVWVVDDDPELRKMVGTYLIDQGYDVRCLCDVKQLEARLECQRPDLLVLDVMLPGDDGLTALRRLRDAGDDLPVVMLTARGEAVDRIIGLEQGADDYLGKPFLPRELTARIDAVLRRRMAVTAGTPVQGGEQVSFGETVLDLSARTLMKGGSTEMITSGEFSLLAAFVQHPHRPLSRERLIELARGPGSDTDSRSMDVQVSRVRKLVEPDPSRPRYIQTVWGYGYVFVPDGTPRSR is encoded by the coding sequence ATGTCAAAGACGTCGATGGTCTGGGTGGTGGATGACGACCCGGAGCTGCGCAAGATGGTGGGGACTTATCTGATCGATCAGGGGTACGACGTTCGCTGCCTTTGCGATGTCAAGCAGTTGGAGGCGCGTCTGGAATGTCAGCGACCGGACCTCCTTGTTCTGGACGTGATGCTCCCCGGCGACGATGGCCTGACGGCACTGCGGCGACTCCGGGATGCCGGCGATGACCTGCCCGTGGTGATGCTGACGGCGCGTGGGGAGGCGGTGGATCGCATCATCGGCTTGGAGCAGGGCGCCGATGACTACCTGGGCAAGCCCTTTCTGCCGCGGGAACTGACCGCGCGAATCGATGCGGTGCTACGGCGGCGCATGGCCGTAACAGCGGGAACGCCTGTTCAGGGTGGAGAACAGGTGAGTTTTGGCGAAACCGTCCTGGACCTGTCCGCCCGAACGTTGATGAAAGGCGGCAGCACGGAAATGATCACCAGCGGTGAATTCAGCCTGCTGGCGGCCTTTGTTCAGCACCCCCACCGGCCTCTGTCCAGGGAGCGTTTGATCGAGCTGGCCCGGGGCCCCGGCAGTGACACCGACAGCCGGAGCATGGATGTGCAGGTGTCTAGAGTTCGAAAGCTGGTGGAACCCGATCCCTCCCGTCCCCGCTACATCCAGACGGTCTGGGGCTATGGCTACGTCTTCGTGCCGGACGGAACCCCCCGCTCTCGCTGA
- a CDS encoding EF-hand domain-containing protein produces the protein MKLPVLIAGAALNLLLVPGVAWPDQGAMRAYNQRMESLFLRLDSNGNGRLERQELDGRPALQRQLKRKAGRHFLLLEDVRTRRGTVRGQRLTHRFRKADLNSDRRLNLQEASRLPWVERHFNGLDRNRDAHVTLEELWDLQRALAPRQRRP, from the coding sequence ATGAAGCTCCCTGTTCTCATCGCTGGTGCAGCGTTGAATCTGTTGCTGGTCCCTGGGGTGGCCTGGCCCGACCAGGGGGCGATGCGGGCTTACAACCAGCGTATGGAGTCGTTGTTTCTGCGGCTGGATTCCAATGGCAACGGCAGGCTTGAGCGTCAGGAGCTGGATGGCCGTCCAGCCCTGCAGCGCCAGCTGAAACGTAAGGCGGGACGACATTTTTTGCTGCTGGAGGACGTACGAACCCGGCGGGGCACCGTGCGTGGACAACGGCTGACGCATCGCTTTCGAAAAGCGGATCTCAATTCAGATCGTCGGCTCAACCTTCAGGAGGCCTCACGTCTGCCCTGGGTTGAACGCCACTTCAACGGACTGGATCGCAACCGCGACGCCCATGTGACCCTGGAGGAACTCTGGGACCTGCAGCGAGCCCTCGCTCCCCGTCAACGTCGTCCCTGA